In Paenibacillus larvae subsp. larvae, the following proteins share a genomic window:
- a CDS encoding MalY/PatB family protein: MQYDFDQLIHRKQTASKKWDGLKEVFGESDLLPMWVADMDFKSPLPVIEKMIQRANHGIFGYNLRPDSYYDTIVQWMSDKHQWSIRRDWICYSPGVMTAISLIISHFSEPWDSILIQPPVYAPFSQVIKRNNRKLVTSPLRYDNGRYLIDFDDLQKKLDKGVKIFLLCSPHNPVGRVWTKDELKQVGEMCLKRNVLVISDEIHADLVYPGNSHTPFGSISKEFSGRSFVCTSPSKTFNLPGIQTANIIIPDRDLREKFETAAGNYYLEASNTFGVVATEAAYREGAEWLEQCLAYVKQNLEFLKDYINQHIPEIRVTESEGTYLAWLDCRGLHIDGKNLENLMIRQAKVAVVSGYTFGSEREGFIRINLAAPRALLKEGLDRINRAIKEKCC, translated from the coding sequence ATGCAATACGATTTTGATCAGCTTATCCATCGAAAGCAAACAGCTTCAAAAAAGTGGGACGGACTCAAAGAGGTGTTTGGTGAAAGCGATCTGCTGCCAATGTGGGTTGCCGATATGGATTTTAAATCCCCTTTGCCTGTTATTGAAAAAATGATTCAGCGGGCCAACCATGGAATCTTCGGCTATAACCTCAGACCCGATTCCTATTACGATACTATCGTCCAATGGATGTCAGACAAGCATCAATGGTCCATCCGGAGAGACTGGATCTGCTACAGCCCCGGAGTTATGACGGCAATCAGTCTAATTATCTCCCATTTCTCTGAACCCTGGGATTCCATTCTTATTCAGCCTCCTGTGTATGCTCCTTTTTCACAAGTTATTAAGAGAAACAACCGCAAGCTGGTGACCAGTCCATTGCGATATGACAACGGCCGCTACCTGATAGATTTTGATGATCTGCAAAAGAAACTGGATAAGGGAGTTAAAATCTTCCTTCTTTGCAGTCCGCATAATCCTGTTGGGCGGGTTTGGACCAAAGATGAGCTTAAACAAGTTGGCGAAATGTGTCTGAAAAGAAATGTCCTGGTCATTTCTGATGAAATCCACGCCGATCTTGTTTATCCCGGCAACAGCCATACTCCTTTTGGTTCAATTTCAAAGGAATTTTCCGGCCGTTCTTTTGTATGCACATCACCGAGCAAAACGTTCAATTTGCCCGGGATTCAAACTGCGAATATTATCATCCCGGATCGGGATTTGCGGGAGAAATTTGAAACTGCTGCCGGCAACTATTATCTCGAAGCCAGCAATACGTTTGGAGTGGTTGCAACAGAAGCTGCCTATAGGGAAGGGGCTGAGTGGCTGGAACAATGTCTTGCCTATGTGAAACAAAACCTGGAATTCCTTAAGGATTATATAAATCAACACATTCCGGAGATCCGGGTAACCGAATCAGAAGGAACCTACCTGGCTTGGCTGGATTGCCGCGGATTACATATAGACGGTAAAAACCTCGAAAATTTGATGATCCGGCAGGCTAAAGTAGCAGTAGTATCCGGATATACATTCGGGTCTGAGAGAGAAGGGTTTATCCGGATTAACCTGGCTGCCCCACGGGCTCTTTTGAAAGAGGGATTGGATAGAATAAACAGGGCAATCAAGGAAAAATGCTGCTGA
- the helD gene encoding RNA polymerase recycling motor HelD: MNEQDRFEEEQRLVRVLSEIDRRFGDIKKYASAKKADIVDNRKNFWEDVRINFDDAGEAAETYRSIKQQADVLLEKERSYKQGQKQLNMLKRMRQSPYFGRVDFKEDGGPREQIYLGIASLLDKDEIDFLVYDWRAPVSSLYYDYSPGPASYKTPGGEIYGEMELKRQYMIRDGHIESMFDTGVTIGDEFLQEVLGKQADAQMKSIVATIQKEQNRIIRDERSRLLIVQGAAGSGKTSAALQRAAYLLYRYRGTLRADQIVLFSPNTMFNSYVSSVLPELGEENMEQTTFQEYLDYRLGDIFKLEGPLDQMEFALTGWNQEGYDARIEGIRFKSSADFMEVIERYTDLLRGEGLLFKDVMFRDRVLIPAERIKEHFYGLDDSIRFPNRMRLVVEWLLQELKEKAQLELKKGWVEEEVELLDKDEYESAYRKMLKEKRKAEDTFDDFGREQELLSEKVVKKYFVPVRSFVKKLQFADITAVYRRLFEDGQLALRLLPNLESTQYWREICSQTIKGLDRRELFYEDAAPYLFLKEQIEGFQTNNMIRHVFIDEAQDYSPFEFAFLKKMFPRSKMTVLGDMNQAIYFHSGSNSGFSPLYSVFKKEETESVILTRTYRSTKQIVDFTRGMIAGGENIVPFNRQGPKPTVTQAADQADLASKIAGRIKLLQVSGHRTIAVICKTAKESTEAYEALRNLVPLRLIGKNTTSYDASTLVIPSYLAKGVEFDAVLIFNGSKEMYGRESERKLFYTACTRAMHELHLYFTGVMSPFIADTLPETYLLEDGRFSNQ, from the coding sequence ATGAATGAACAGGATCGGTTTGAAGAGGAACAGCGATTAGTACGCGTCTTGTCGGAAATCGACCGGCGCTTTGGTGATATTAAGAAATATGCCAGTGCAAAGAAAGCGGATATCGTGGATAACCGAAAAAATTTCTGGGAAGATGTGAGGATTAATTTTGATGATGCCGGTGAAGCCGCCGAAACCTACCGCAGTATAAAGCAGCAGGCCGATGTTCTGCTGGAAAAAGAACGGAGCTACAAGCAGGGACAGAAACAGTTGAACATGTTGAAGCGGATGAGGCAGTCTCCTTATTTTGGCCGTGTTGATTTTAAGGAAGACGGTGGACCGCGGGAACAAATTTATCTGGGTATTGCTTCCTTGCTTGATAAGGATGAAATTGATTTCCTGGTCTACGATTGGCGTGCCCCTGTCTCCAGTCTTTATTATGATTATTCGCCCGGTCCTGCCAGTTATAAGACTCCTGGCGGGGAAATATACGGGGAAATGGAATTAAAAAGGCAGTATATGATCCGGGATGGTCATATTGAGAGCATGTTTGATACGGGAGTGACCATCGGAGATGAGTTTCTGCAAGAAGTACTTGGAAAACAGGCGGACGCTCAAATGAAGAGTATTGTAGCTACCATCCAGAAAGAACAAAACCGGATTATACGGGATGAGCGCAGCCGATTGCTCATTGTTCAGGGGGCAGCAGGCAGTGGTAAAACTTCAGCAGCCCTTCAACGCGCCGCTTATCTGCTTTACCGTTATCGCGGTACACTGCGGGCCGATCAAATTGTATTGTTTTCACCCAATACGATGTTTAACAGCTATGTTTCTTCCGTTCTTCCCGAACTGGGAGAAGAGAATATGGAACAAACTACCTTTCAGGAATATCTGGATTATCGTCTCGGAGACATATTCAAATTGGAAGGTCCGCTGGACCAGATGGAATTCGCTCTAACGGGCTGGAATCAAGAGGGGTATGATGCACGGATAGAGGGCATTCGGTTTAAATCATCCGCAGATTTTATGGAAGTCATTGAACGTTATACAGATCTTTTACGTGGTGAAGGCCTTCTCTTTAAAGATGTCATGTTCCGTGACCGCGTACTTATACCGGCAGAGCGGATAAAAGAGCATTTTTACGGTTTGGATGATTCCATACGGTTCCCTAACCGGATGAGACTGGTCGTCGAATGGCTGCTTCAGGAGCTGAAAGAAAAAGCACAGTTGGAGCTAAAGAAGGGATGGGTGGAAGAGGAGGTCGAACTGCTTGATAAAGACGAGTATGAGTCGGCTTACAGAAAGATGCTGAAGGAAAAACGAAAGGCAGAAGATACCTTTGATGATTTTGGAAGGGAACAGGAATTGCTTTCGGAGAAAGTAGTCAAAAAATATTTTGTTCCGGTCCGTTCCTTTGTTAAGAAGCTTCAGTTTGCCGACATAACGGCTGTTTATCGCCGTCTGTTTGAGGATGGGCAATTGGCTTTACGGCTTCTTCCTAATTTGGAGAGCACACAGTATTGGAGGGAGATTTGCAGTCAGACGATCAAGGGCCTGGACCGCAGAGAACTCTTCTATGAAGATGCGGCCCCCTATTTATTTCTGAAAGAACAAATAGAGGGGTTTCAGACCAACAATATGATCCGGCACGTGTTTATTGATGAAGCACAGGATTATTCGCCGTTCGAATTTGCTTTTCTCAAAAAAATGTTCCCCCGCAGTAAAATGACGGTATTAGGAGACATGAACCAGGCTATTTATTTTCATTCCGGGTCGAATTCCGGCTTCTCACCCCTTTATTCTGTTTTTAAAAAAGAGGAAACCGAGTCGGTCATTCTGACCAGGACTTACCGGTCCACCAAACAGATCGTTGATTTTACCAGAGGTATGATTGCGGGAGGAGAGAATATTGTCCCTTTCAACCGGCAGGGACCCAAACCAACTGTAACACAGGCGGCAGATCAAGCAGATCTTGCTTCCAAAATTGCAGGCCGGATCAAACTGCTGCAGGTATCCGGACACCGGACGATTGCCGTGATCTGTAAAACGGCAAAGGAGAGTACAGAAGCTTACGAGGCACTCCGCAACCTTGTTCCGCTGAGGTTAATCGGAAAAAATACGACTTCTTACGATGCCTCTACATTGGTTATCCCTTCATATCTGGCTAAAGGGGTAGAGTTTGATGCGGTTCTTATTTTTAACGGTTCGAAAGAAATGTACGGTAGGGAAAGTGAACGTAAACTTTTCTATACGGCCTGCACCAGGGCGATGCATGAACTTCACCTTTATTTTACCGGAGTAATGAGCCCGTTCATTGCGGATACTCTTCCCGAAACGTATCTTCTGGAGGATGGACGTTTTTCAAATCAATAA
- a CDS encoding pyridoxal phosphate-dependent decarboxylase family protein — MKTILEKEEEFLHPLEDNLETLLNNIAFLQKQIKGRNYLNPKFASEPFLYKEDLAKSHVPEKGKSTEEVFKTLSEMFEGSIRPQSPYALFNMVPSPLLDTVAAAAMTQLYNINSLMDAFGGKAILFEQRIARAVGRLVGWEQSYGVSCNGGKLTLFYAIKSAIAKIAPDSGREGVPKDLVVITNEGAHYCVEHVCSILGLGANQCIRIGSKEDWSMDVTELKQVMLKQLAQGKRIAAIVCCGGTTINFACDDANEVYECVEQIFEETEQTYFPYFHLDSVIGWLWFHFMGLSEIEWEQRIVNPEIRFKIKRAAEKMKGVSRFDSFGVDMHKNGLCPYATSFFISKTEECFNRLNEGTYTYREKDFEFGNFRAYRYTIENSRPATGIAAAWVAMNRLGKRGFQEYLIRLHTLSLLFKKELQTISGVSVINTVSLGWEIVFTISFNRIQLDTFYDESDEIAKAFIQYCWNETNKGREIPLISIVPEYKVCPGDRLKTAFLLYPMSLFSEEKVEEIVRALASCIYEFEMKVVERETPISDAPLEKPIR, encoded by the coding sequence ATGAAAACAATTTTGGAAAAAGAAGAAGAGTTTTTACATCCGCTAGAGGATAATTTAGAGACGTTACTGAATAATATAGCTTTTCTCCAAAAACAAATTAAAGGCCGTAATTATCTTAATCCCAAATTTGCTTCAGAGCCATTTCTTTACAAAGAGGATTTGGCAAAGAGCCATGTACCCGAAAAGGGGAAAAGTACGGAAGAAGTCTTTAAGACACTTTCTGAAATGTTCGAAGGAAGCATTCGCCCGCAGTCTCCGTATGCCCTTTTTAATATGGTACCGTCCCCGTTGTTAGATACAGTAGCTGCAGCGGCAATGACGCAACTATATAATATAAATAGTCTAATGGATGCTTTTGGCGGAAAAGCTATATTGTTTGAACAGCGCATAGCAAGGGCTGTTGGCCGTCTAGTAGGCTGGGAGCAATCATACGGGGTTTCTTGTAATGGCGGAAAGCTAACCCTTTTTTATGCTATAAAATCAGCAATTGCTAAGATTGCCCCTGACTCCGGACGCGAGGGGGTTCCCAAAGATCTCGTTGTTATAACCAATGAGGGGGCGCATTATTGTGTTGAACACGTTTGTTCCATACTTGGGTTAGGGGCGAATCAATGTATCCGGATTGGAAGCAAAGAAGATTGGAGTATGGATGTAACTGAGTTAAAGCAGGTTATGCTGAAGCAATTAGCCCAAGGTAAACGCATTGCAGCCATCGTCTGCTGTGGCGGAACGACCATTAACTTTGCTTGTGATGATGCCAATGAAGTTTATGAATGTGTAGAACAGATCTTTGAAGAAACGGAACAAACGTACTTTCCATATTTTCATCTGGATAGTGTTATCGGCTGGTTATGGTTTCATTTTATGGGATTAAGTGAAATAGAGTGGGAACAACGGATTGTAAACCCTGAAATTCGTTTTAAAATCAAACGCGCGGCAGAAAAAATGAAAGGGGTTTCCCGCTTTGATTCATTTGGCGTAGATATGCATAAAAATGGCTTATGCCCCTATGCAACAAGCTTCTTTATTTCAAAAACAGAAGAATGTTTTAACCGCCTGAATGAAGGTACATATACTTATAGAGAAAAAGATTTTGAGTTTGGGAATTTTCGCGCATACCGATATACGATTGAAAACTCCCGGCCGGCCACAGGCATTGCTGCTGCATGGGTGGCAATGAACCGATTGGGGAAAAGAGGATTTCAAGAGTATTTAATCCGGCTGCATACACTAAGCTTACTGTTTAAAAAAGAACTTCAAACTATAAGCGGAGTGTCTGTTATCAATACCGTTTCACTTGGATGGGAAATAGTGTTCACCATTTCATTCAACCGGATTCAATTAGACACTTTTTATGATGAGTCTGACGAGATTGCCAAAGCGTTCATTCAATATTGCTGGAATGAAACTAACAAAGGGCGGGAGATCCCACTAATTAGCATTGTACCGGAGTATAAAGTATGCCCGGGGGATAGATTGAAAACGGCTTTCTTGCTATATCCGATGTCCCTATTTTCAGAGGAAAAAGTAGAGGAAATTGTACGGGCATTAGCATCCTGTATCTATGAATTTGAAATGAAAGTGGTAGAGAGGGAAACTCCAATCAGTGATGCACCTTTGGAAAAACCAATCCGCTGA
- a CDS encoding ABC transporter permease, which yields MNEIMTIIKFTISSRFRMKSFKVMTLLFVILITIGANVPYLIKQFSSGSDKATEVGIVADEAKLGEKLTPILTKYPGEVKFVPVQGGEEKAKSLLKHKELEGYLVLKDGNSADFPDVIYKDQRTTPDTSMKLKLHTILQTVKSNYILSEAGLTESQLNAIQSPVHIETEQVNASDQEAGKTQGEQAIAYIFVYAINFLLYMSILGYGQMVATEITAEKSSRVMEILITSVSPLKQMFGKIFGICILGLVQILLCVITVFANLMLPWNRELLSGLNLSFRDLPIDLIIYFVIFYLAGFFIYATMYAAVGSMVSRTEELGQAVMPVMFLVIISFFIASFGMQNPNSTLVTVMSFIPFFSPLIMFLRIGLSDPALWEILISIGIMFASIGILAWLSAKIYRAGVLMYGKRPSFKELRKAMKSFNA from the coding sequence ATGAATGAGATTATGACGATTATCAAATTCACTATTTCAAGCCGTTTCCGCATGAAGTCCTTCAAAGTCATGACATTGTTGTTTGTCATTTTAATTACCATCGGAGCTAATGTTCCTTATCTGATTAAACAATTTTCATCTGGAAGTGATAAGGCTACAGAGGTGGGGATTGTAGCGGATGAAGCGAAATTAGGAGAAAAGTTAACCCCAATCCTGACTAAATATCCCGGTGAAGTCAAGTTCGTTCCTGTACAGGGAGGAGAAGAGAAAGCCAAGTCTCTATTGAAGCATAAAGAGCTTGAAGGGTATCTTGTTCTAAAAGACGGAAACAGTGCAGATTTTCCCGATGTAATCTATAAAGACCAGAGAACCACGCCGGATACGAGTATGAAGCTTAAGCTTCATACCATTTTACAGACGGTCAAAAGCAACTATATTCTTAGCGAAGCGGGACTGACAGAGAGCCAGCTGAACGCTATTCAATCTCCGGTTCATATCGAGACAGAGCAGGTCAATGCATCCGATCAAGAAGCAGGGAAGACTCAGGGCGAGCAGGCCATTGCCTATATTTTTGTATATGCCATTAACTTCCTGCTTTATATGAGTATACTTGGTTACGGACAAATGGTCGCTACTGAGATTACAGCCGAGAAAAGTTCCCGTGTCATGGAAATTCTCATTACCAGTGTGTCCCCGCTTAAACAAATGTTCGGTAAGATCTTTGGAATATGTATACTGGGACTGGTTCAGATCTTATTATGCGTGATAACGGTATTTGCTAACCTGATGCTGCCTTGGAACAGGGAGTTGCTATCCGGTTTGAACCTTAGTTTCAGAGATCTGCCAATCGATCTGATTATCTATTTCGTTATTTTCTATCTGGCTGGCTTTTTTATCTACGCAACCATGTATGCGGCTGTCGGCTCCATGGTTAGCCGTACGGAGGAATTGGGCCAGGCGGTTATGCCTGTGATGTTCCTGGTGATTATCTCGTTCTTCATAGCTTCATTTGGTATGCAGAATCCGAATTCAACTTTGGTAACGGTAATGTCCTTTATTCCTTTCTTCTCACCGCTGATCATGTTCCTGAGAATTGGGCTCAGTGATCCCGCCTTGTGGGAAATCCTCATATCAATTGGCATCATGTTCGCGTCCATCGGGATTCTTGCCTGGTTATCCGCAAAAATTTATCGTGCCGGAGTCCTGATGTACGGCAAGCGCCCGTCCTTTAAAGAATTACGCAAAGCGATGAAGTCGTTTAATGCATGA
- a CDS encoding ABC transporter ATP-binding protein produces the protein MTTALLADGISKQYGSTTAVNHLELQVKRGEIFGLLGGNGAGKTTTMRMVLGLIYPDGGRIVWDGKERHPRLSKLMGYLPEERGLYPKVRVSEQLIYLTQLRGLKAKEADRNLKKWLERFGVPEYYDKRVEELSKGNQQKIQFIASIIHDPQILLMDEPFSGLDPVNVELLKDTVKELRNEGKSILFSSHRMDHVEELCENICILHKSNTVLKGNLKQIKQTFPKEKVVLETTGQVTGLEQLSGVEQVGCDNGRYMIRIKDEGAAPGILEHAMKQAIIHRFQVMEPTLNEIFIQKVGVSHE, from the coding sequence ATGACAACAGCATTATTGGCAGATGGAATCAGCAAACAATACGGAAGTACCACAGCCGTGAATCATTTGGAACTCCAGGTGAAACGGGGTGAAATCTTTGGCCTGCTCGGAGGTAACGGTGCGGGTAAAACGACGACGATGCGGATGGTGCTAGGATTAATCTATCCCGATGGAGGCCGAATTGTATGGGACGGGAAGGAACGCCATCCCCGGCTTAGCAAGCTGATGGGTTACCTGCCCGAGGAACGGGGACTTTATCCCAAAGTAAGGGTAAGTGAGCAGTTAATCTACCTGACCCAGCTTAGAGGTCTGAAAGCGAAAGAGGCAGACCGCAACTTGAAAAAATGGCTGGAACGTTTCGGTGTACCGGAATATTACGACAAGCGTGTAGAAGAGCTGTCAAAAGGGAACCAGCAAAAAATCCAGTTTATCGCGTCTATTATTCATGATCCCCAAATCCTGCTGATGGATGAACCGTTCAGCGGATTAGATCCTGTTAATGTGGAACTGCTCAAGGATACGGTGAAAGAGCTGAGAAACGAGGGCAAGTCCATTCTGTTCTCCAGTCACCGCATGGATCACGTGGAGGAACTGTGTGAAAACATTTGTATTTTGCATAAATCTAATACCGTCCTAAAGGGAAACCTCAAACAAATTAAGCAGACATTCCCGAAAGAGAAAGTTGTTCTGGAAACAACCGGTCAAGTAACAGGTTTGGAGCAGCTTTCAGGTGTAGAGCAAGTTGGCTGTGACAATGGGCGTTATATGATCCGCATTAAAGACGAGGGAGCAGCCCCGGGGATTCTTGAACATGCTATGAAGCAGGCGATTATCCACCGTTTTCAGGTAATGGAGCCGACGCTCAACGAAATCTTCATCCAAAAGGTAGGTGTCAGCCATGAATGA
- a CDS encoding cytochrome c oxidase assembly protein encodes MGGNTVSIFQLWSPAVLVTAIAAGWLYTKITGSWSEKFRDAEPVPVNMKRNFYLGLILFFVSEGTPLGYLGHNYMFSAHMTQMSLNYLIIPPLILTGLPAWVIRPIIEMKGIRGCMKLFTHPIVAVLLFNLFFSFYHIPFIMNTLMANDLLLFLYHTLLVVTSFTMWFPVFCPVPEWDRITSLQKIAFVAVNGVLLTPACALIIFAQTPLYEMYLNVIVPFPYLSLLDDQQLGGVIMKIMQEITYGIAIGIIFFKWFRTERSKNPDLQMDAPMEPQENNSLQPSAFLK; translated from the coding sequence ATGGGTGGCAACACCGTCAGTATATTTCAGCTATGGAGTCCGGCTGTCCTGGTTACCGCCATTGCTGCTGGCTGGTTGTATACAAAGATAACGGGATCATGGAGTGAAAAGTTTCGCGATGCTGAACCCGTTCCGGTCAATATGAAGCGAAATTTTTATTTGGGGCTGATCTTGTTTTTTGTTTCGGAGGGGACGCCTCTAGGTTATTTGGGGCACAATTACATGTTCAGTGCGCATATGACGCAAATGTCCCTGAACTATTTGATCATTCCTCCGCTTATTTTGACAGGTCTGCCGGCTTGGGTGATCCGGCCTATCATTGAAATGAAGGGAATCAGAGGGTGCATGAAACTGTTTACTCACCCGATTGTCGCGGTACTGCTGTTTAATCTTTTCTTCTCGTTTTATCATATCCCGTTCATCATGAATACCTTGATGGCGAATGACCTGCTTCTGTTCTTGTATCATACATTGCTTGTGGTCACTTCCTTTACGATGTGGTTTCCGGTATTTTGCCCGGTTCCGGAATGGGACCGAATCACGTCGTTGCAGAAGATCGCATTTGTGGCGGTCAATGGGGTTCTGCTGACGCCTGCCTGTGCGCTGATTATTTTCGCCCAGACGCCTCTGTATGAGATGTACCTGAATGTAATTGTACCTTTCCCGTATCTGTCTTTACTCGATGATCAGCAGCTGGGCGGTGTGATTATGAAGATTATGCAGGAGATTACGTATGGTATTGCCATTGGCATTATTTTCTTTAAATGGTTCCGTACAGAGCGTTCCAAGAATCCGGATCTGCAGATGGATGCTCCGATGGAGCCTCAGGAAAACAATTCCCTTCAACCCTCAGCTTTTTTAAAATAG
- a CDS encoding cytochrome C oxidase subunit IV family protein, with protein sequence MSGSNEVSSQSRRHKHEGPRNHIISYIISLLLTMLAFAAVLYGGLDKTFLYLFLLLLGVVQVIFQLVYWMHMKEKGHVLPIISLIFGVVVMLTAVAAAVLWTWI encoded by the coding sequence ATGAGCGGTTCAAATGAAGTCTCTTCTCAGAGCAGACGCCATAAGCATGAAGGCCCAAGAAACCATATCATCTCCTACATCATTTCGTTGTTGCTTACTATGCTGGCTTTTGCGGCTGTCCTTTACGGCGGGTTAGATAAAACCTTTCTCTACCTGTTTCTGTTGCTTCTGGGTGTTGTTCAAGTGATTTTCCAGCTTGTTTACTGGATGCATATGAAAGAGAAAGGTCATGTGCTTCCTATTATCAGCCTTATCTTCGGTGTTGTTGTAATGCTGACTGCAGTGGCCGCTGCTGTATTATGGACTTGGATATAA
- a CDS encoding cytochrome (ubi)quinol oxidase subunit III — MSANAHGVNELPMEPEKATLEGKNKVLGFWLFLGGETVLFGCLFATYLALRNSVGDGKTSDELFQLPMIALATFLLLTSSLTSVFAVMALHRHRLQSMLRWLAISVVLGLAFLGLEIYEFVEYVHEGHGFTTSAFSTSFYSLVGFHGAHVLFGILWISLLIIQGSKKGLTTVTAPKFYIAALYWHFIDVVWVFIFTVVYLMGKVA, encoded by the coding sequence ATGAGCGCGAATGCACACGGTGTAAATGAACTTCCAATGGAGCCCGAAAAGGCTACACTGGAGGGAAAAAATAAAGTACTCGGCTTTTGGCTCTTCCTTGGCGGGGAGACTGTATTGTTCGGATGTTTGTTTGCCACTTATCTGGCCCTCCGCAACTCTGTCGGGGACGGAAAGACATCAGATGAATTGTTCCAGCTTCCAATGATAGCATTAGCGACATTCCTTCTGCTTACCAGCAGTTTGACCAGTGTATTTGCCGTTATGGCCCTTCATCGCCATAGACTGCAAAGCATGCTGAGATGGCTTGCTATTAGCGTAGTCCTGGGCTTGGCTTTTCTGGGGCTTGAAATTTATGAGTTCGTGGAGTATGTGCATGAAGGTCACGGATTTACAACAAGCGCTTTTTCAACCTCATTTTACTCGCTCGTCGGTTTTCATGGAGCACACGTTCTATTCGGGATTCTATGGATCAGCTTGTTGATCATTCAGGGATCAAAGAAAGGACTTACCACAGTTACTGCGCCGAAGTTTTATATAGCTGCTCTCTACTGGCATTTTATTGACGTAGTCTGGGTATTCATTTTCACAGTAGTTTATTTGATGGGGAAGGTGGCATAA